Below is a window of Candidatus Limnocylindria bacterium DNA.
GGATCTTGAACGCACCGGTGCGCTGCAGGTTCTCGAGCTTGAGATACACCTCGCGGCCGGCGAGCTGCGAAAGCGCCGGCGATCGCTCGGTCGGCGTGCGGCGGACATGCGGCGCGATGCGCGCAGCGGCCTCGACGACCGCGGCACGCGACAGCGCCGGCTTCTCCACGACGGTCATGATGCGACCCGGTCAAAGGCGCGCCGCAACCGCCGTACTCCTTCGTCGATCCGCTCGAGAGTCGGTCCGCTGATGGAGAAGCGGAACGCCTCCGAGTGATCGCGCGCGATAGCGAACGCGTGTCCAGGCACGAAGGCGACGCCCGCCTCCAGCGCGACGGTCAGCAGAGTTGCTGAGCTCATGCCGGAAGGAAGGCGGACCCAGAAGTAGAAGCCGCCATCGGGGTCGTTCCAGCGCACACCGGTCCCGGCGAACTCGCGCTCGAGCGCGGCGCCACCCCGCTCGAGCTTCGCGCGATACATGTCACGCAGCTTCGCGACGTGCGCGGGAGCGCCGCCCCGGCGTTCGAATTCGAGCACGATGCGCTGACCGAGCGTTCCGGTCGACGAGTCCATCGTCTGCTTCGCTGCCGCCATGCGACCGATCACCTCGCGGTCGGCGATGACCCACCCGACGCGCAGGCCGGGGAGGAACGTCTTCGAGAAGCTGCCTATCGAGACGACCTCGGTGGCGGAGTCGCGCGCGGCGAGCGGCGCGATGTCCGTGCCGCGGTAGCGAAGGAGGCCGTAGGGATCGTCCTCGATGACGACGGCGCCGTACGTTGCCGCGAGCGCGAGCAGCGCGTCGCGGCGGCGATCCGACATCGTCTCGCCGGTCGGATTCTGGAAGTTCGGCACGATGAAGAACATCCGCGGCGCGAGCCCGTCGCGACGGAGGACGCGCGCGGCCTCGGCGACATCGAGTCCTTCGTCGTCGATGGGGACCTCGACGACGCGCGCGCCGTGGTTGCGGAACGCCGACAGCGCGTTCGCGAACGCCGGCGACTCCGTCACGACCACGTCGCCTGGTCGCAGATAGACCCGGCACGCGAGGTCGATCGCCTGGAGCGCTCCGGCGCTGATGAGCACCTCTTCCGGATCGGCGGCGATCCCGCGTGCGCGCGCGTCGGCCGCGACGGCGGCGCGGAGCTCCGGCTCGCCCTCGGTCATCGTGTAGCCGAGGGCGCTTGCGCCCTCGCGGCGGATCACGGTCGCCGCCAGCTCGTCGGCGCCGACGAGATCGAGCGCTTCGCGGGCCGGTGAGCCCACCGCGAACGAGACCGTGTCGCGCGTCTGCCGCGCGACGATGCCGATCGTCTCGTCGATGAACGAGCCGAAGACCTCGTTCAGCCGGTCCCGATCGCCGATCTCCAGTTGTCTTGCCATGTCACTCCTTCAATGTCCTGACAACAGAAAGGCCTCCCGTTCTGGGAGGCCGTTTTGCGGTGCCTGGGTGCGGTTGCGAGGTGCGGCTCAGCCTCCCGAACGCGAAATTGGCCCCGGGATCGGGGCCGGAAGGATGATCGGGAGAAGCCGGAAAGCCATCGCCAGTGACGCTAGGGACC
It encodes the following:
- a CDS encoding PLP-dependent aminotransferase family protein, which produces MARQLEIGDRDRLNEVFGSFIDETIGIVARQTRDTVSFAVGSPAREALDLVGADELAATVIRREGASALGYTMTEGEPELRAAVAADARARGIAADPEEVLISAGALQAIDLACRVYLRPGDVVVTESPAFANALSAFRNHGARVVEVPIDDEGLDVAEAARVLRRDGLAPRMFFIVPNFQNPTGETMSDRRRDALLALAATYGAVVIEDDPYGLLRYRGTDIAPLAARDSATEVVSIGSFSKTFLPGLRVGWVIADREVIGRMAAAKQTMDSSTGTLGQRIVLEFERRGGAPAHVAKLRDMYRAKLERGGAALEREFAGTGVRWNDPDGGFYFWVRLPSGMSSATLLTVALEAGVAFVPGHAFAIARDHSEAFRFSISGPTLERIDEGVRRLRRAFDRVAS